One window of the Candidatus Microbacterium colombiense genome contains the following:
- a CDS encoding dipeptide/oligopeptide/nickel ABC transporter permease/ATP-binding protein, whose translation MTSARRRRSWLLQSPMAMISLAFITLFALLAVFAPLIWGTQAETPSPADLLQPPSAEHPLGTDALGRDLLLRTLVATRLSLVMALAATAIGAVAGLILGALPVVAGPRVQRLFGSVINTWLAFPVLLVAMLTVILLGTGSTTAVIALALTMTPSFARLAQTLSSRVGGSEYLAAARLLGVSKTRQFTRYIIPNIAEPVIVNVTISIGGGLLALSSLSFLGVGVQPPEYDWGRLLSEGFEQVYSQPTAIVGPGVMVVLAGIMFGMFGEALASHMRGRGRARTLSARELGDPARVTTADLEEETADEVEPLLEVAGLSVSFPGEHGWVRPVQDVSFRIAPGEIVGVVGESGSGKSVTMMAIAQLAPAGAAVSAQHLRFAGEELAGLSGERAAKKLGTRVGVVFQDSLTALNPALRVGTQLAEVPRVHQKATRRDADAAAVDALAAVSITDPARRAKQFPHEFSGGMRQRALIAMSQIGKPRLIIADEPTTALDVTVQQRVLALLRRECEETGAAAIVVSHDIAVLAELCQRILVMYGGRIVEDVDVRHLAEPERLAHPYTRALAESLPDLDTDRTEPLATIPGEPPDLSVPVVGCAFAPRCAFATDLCRTETPQLIAHGSGRVACWHPQDIGVHEDEFEKAGA comes from the coding sequence ATGACCTCCGCACGCCGGCGCCGCTCCTGGCTGCTCCAGTCACCGATGGCGATGATCTCGCTGGCCTTCATCACGCTCTTCGCGCTCCTCGCCGTGTTCGCCCCGCTCATCTGGGGCACGCAGGCCGAGACCCCGTCTCCGGCCGACCTGTTGCAGCCGCCGAGCGCCGAGCACCCTCTCGGCACCGACGCGCTCGGTCGCGATCTGCTGCTGCGCACACTCGTCGCCACCCGGCTCTCGCTCGTGATGGCACTGGCGGCCACCGCGATCGGCGCCGTGGCTGGACTGATCCTGGGCGCACTGCCGGTGGTCGCCGGGCCCCGCGTGCAGCGACTGTTCGGCTCGGTCATCAACACGTGGCTGGCGTTCCCCGTGCTGCTGGTCGCGATGCTCACCGTCATCCTGCTCGGCACCGGGTCGACGACGGCCGTGATCGCACTCGCGCTCACCATGACTCCCTCGTTCGCGCGTCTCGCCCAGACGCTCTCCTCCCGCGTCGGCGGCTCGGAGTACCTTGCCGCCGCGCGCTTGCTCGGGGTGTCGAAGACGCGTCAGTTCACGCGGTACATCATCCCCAACATCGCAGAGCCCGTGATCGTGAACGTCACGATCTCGATCGGCGGCGGACTGCTCGCCCTGTCGAGCCTCAGCTTCCTCGGCGTCGGCGTGCAGCCGCCCGAATACGACTGGGGTCGACTGCTCAGCGAAGGCTTCGAGCAGGTGTACAGCCAGCCCACCGCGATCGTCGGGCCCGGCGTCATGGTGGTTCTCGCCGGGATCATGTTCGGGATGTTCGGTGAGGCCCTGGCCTCGCACATGCGCGGCCGAGGACGTGCCCGCACACTCAGCGCCCGCGAGCTCGGCGACCCTGCTCGCGTGACGACGGCGGATCTCGAGGAGGAGACTGCCGACGAGGTCGAGCCGCTGCTCGAGGTCGCAGGACTCAGCGTCTCGTTCCCCGGCGAGCACGGCTGGGTGCGCCCGGTGCAGGACGTATCCTTCCGCATCGCACCGGGGGAGATCGTCGGGGTGGTCGGCGAATCCGGCAGCGGCAAGAGCGTCACGATGATGGCGATCGCGCAGCTCGCCCCCGCAGGCGCCGCCGTGAGTGCGCAGCACCTCCGCTTCGCGGGCGAGGAGCTCGCGGGCCTGTCGGGCGAGCGGGCCGCCAAGAAGCTCGGCACCCGCGTCGGCGTCGTGTTCCAGGATTCGCTCACGGCGCTCAACCCCGCCCTCCGCGTCGGTACGCAGCTGGCCGAAGTGCCGCGCGTGCACCAGAAGGCGACCAGGCGCGATGCCGATGCCGCCGCCGTCGACGCACTCGCCGCGGTGTCGATCACCGACCCTGCGCGCCGAGCGAAGCAGTTCCCGCACGAGTTCTCGGGCGGCATGCGGCAGCGTGCACTGATCGCGATGTCGCAGATCGGCAAGCCGCGTTTGATCATCGCCGACGAACCCACCACGGCACTCGACGTCACGGTGCAGCAGCGCGTGCTCGCCCTGCTCCGGCGCGAGTGCGAGGAGACCGGTGCCGCGGCCATCGTGGTGTCGCACGACATCGCTGTGCTCGCCGAACTGTGCCAGCGCATCCTCGTGATGTACGGCGGGCGGATCGTCGAGGACGTGGACGTTCGTCACCTCGCCGAGCCGGAGCGACTGGCGCACCCGTACACGCGGGCGCTGGCCGAGTCGCTGCCGGACCTCGACACCGACCGCACGGAACCGCTTGCCACGATCCCCGGCGAGCCGCCCGATCTCTCCGTTCCGGTCGTCGGCTGCGCCTTCGCACCCCGCTGTGCATTCGCGACTGACCTCTGCCGCACCGAGACCCCGCAGCTGATCGCCCATGGCTCGGGTCGCGTCGCCTGCTGGCATCCGCAGGACATCGGTGTGCACGAAGACGAGTTCGAGAAGGCGGGTGCATGA
- a CDS encoding ATP-binding cassette domain-containing protein codes for MMADLVIENLVVTFGRGHHAVNAVDDVSLTVPHGTTVGLVGESGSGKSTVARTVAGLQKPTSGRILLDGKNLAVGRHDRRAHARDVQMIFQDPYSSLNPRMSVGETLDEALATHGAGNAKARAAGVKELLELVRLKPGVSELHPSSLSGGMRQRVAIARCLAVKPRLIIADEITSALDASVQGAVLNLMRELQRELELSVLFITHNLAAVRYIADTTAVMRNGEIVEHGDADAIVSNPVHPYTQALVAAIPRIQNAGTDSLLHSIGS; via the coding sequence ATGATGGCCGATCTCGTCATCGAGAATCTGGTGGTCACGTTCGGTCGAGGACACCACGCGGTGAACGCCGTCGACGACGTGTCTCTCACGGTGCCTCACGGGACGACCGTGGGCTTGGTGGGAGAGTCCGGTTCGGGTAAGTCCACGGTGGCTCGCACGGTCGCCGGGCTGCAGAAGCCCACCTCCGGACGCATCCTGCTCGACGGCAAGAACCTCGCCGTCGGTCGTCACGACCGCAGAGCGCACGCGCGCGACGTGCAGATGATCTTCCAGGATCCTTACTCCTCGCTGAACCCTCGGATGTCGGTGGGGGAGACACTGGACGAGGCATTGGCGACGCACGGCGCCGGCAACGCGAAGGCCCGTGCGGCTGGCGTCAAGGAGCTGCTCGAGCTCGTGCGCCTGAAGCCCGGCGTCTCGGAGCTGCACCCGTCGAGCCTGTCGGGCGGAATGCGCCAGCGCGTCGCGATCGCGCGGTGCCTCGCCGTGAAGCCGCGCCTGATCATCGCCGACGAGATCACCTCGGCGCTCGATGCCTCGGTGCAGGGCGCGGTGCTGAATCTGATGCGCGAGCTGCAGCGGGAGCTCGAGCTCTCGGTGCTCTTCATCACGCACAACCTGGCCGCGGTGCGGTACATCGCCGACACCACGGCGGTCATGCGCAACGGCGAGATCGTCGAGCACGGCGATGCCGATGCGATCGTCTCGAACCCTGTGCACCCGTACACGCAGGCACTGGTGGCCGCGATCCCGCGCATCCAGAACGCCGGCACAGACAGCCTCCTCCACTCGATCGGATCCTGA
- a CDS encoding M20 family metallopeptidase — translation MTLLDDAQGLLPELVALRRAIHADPELGLALPRTQQRVLDALEPWELETHCGTGLSSVAAIVRGAHPGPTVLLRADMDALPLTEDTGLDYAATGERMHACGHDLHVAGLVGAAHLLAARREELHGDVLLMFQPAEEIGDGARRMIDEGLLHLTGSRPVAAYGIHVVPGEYGIFSTRVGALMAGAIEVEVTITGHGGHASAPHLTRDPVPAVAELVTALQSFVTRRFDVFDPVVLSVTQLHAGGPARNIISDTATLVASVRVLSHETSARVQAELPVIAREIAAAHGCTAEVDTVVLCPPTVNDAAAVAAVRETLTGLFGEDRVRETPNPVMGSEDFSYVLEQVPGAFLFLRATPADVDLETAAPNHSPHVVFDDAVLADQAAALAAFALERLQG, via the coding sequence ATGACCCTTCTCGACGACGCTCAGGGTCTGCTGCCCGAGCTCGTGGCCCTGCGCCGCGCCATCCACGCCGATCCAGAGCTCGGCCTCGCCCTGCCGCGCACCCAGCAGCGGGTCCTCGATGCGCTCGAGCCCTGGGAGTTGGAGACACACTGCGGTACGGGCCTGAGCTCGGTCGCGGCGATCGTGCGCGGCGCCCACCCCGGACCCACAGTGCTGCTGCGTGCCGATATGGACGCGCTGCCGCTCACCGAGGACACCGGCCTCGACTACGCCGCCACGGGAGAGCGTATGCACGCGTGCGGTCATGACCTGCACGTGGCGGGTCTCGTAGGCGCCGCGCACCTGCTCGCCGCGCGCCGAGAGGAACTGCACGGCGACGTGCTGCTGATGTTCCAGCCCGCTGAGGAGATCGGCGACGGCGCGCGCCGCATGATCGACGAGGGGCTGCTCCATCTCACCGGATCCCGCCCGGTCGCCGCGTACGGCATCCATGTCGTGCCGGGGGAGTACGGGATCTTCTCCACCCGCGTCGGAGCGCTGATGGCCGGCGCGATCGAGGTCGAGGTGACCATCACCGGGCACGGTGGCCATGCCTCCGCTCCGCACCTCACGCGCGACCCGGTGCCGGCGGTCGCGGAGCTCGTGACCGCCCTGCAGTCCTTCGTGACGCGGCGCTTCGACGTGTTCGACCCCGTCGTGCTCAGCGTCACCCAGCTGCACGCCGGTGGCCCGGCCCGCAACATCATCTCCGACACTGCCACGCTGGTCGCCTCGGTGCGCGTGCTCTCGCACGAGACCAGTGCCCGCGTGCAGGCAGAGCTCCCGGTGATCGCGCGCGAGATCGCCGCCGCGCACGGCTGCACGGCCGAAGTCGACACGGTCGTGCTGTGCCCGCCCACCGTGAACGACGCCGCGGCTGTCGCCGCTGTGCGCGAGACCCTCACCGGGCTCTTCGGCGAAGACCGGGTGCGCGAGACCCCGAACCCGGTCATGGGCTCGGAGGACTTCTCCTACGTGCTCGAACAGGTGCCAGGGGCATTCCTGTTCCTGCGCGCGACCCCCGCCGACGTCGACCTCGAGACCGCGGCGCCGAACCATTCGCCGCACGTGGTGTTCGACGACGCGGTGCTGGCGGATCAGGCAGCCGCCTTGGCCGCGTTCGCCCTGGAGCGGCTCCAGGGCTGA